In Myxococcales bacterium, a genomic segment contains:
- a CDS encoding ATP-binding cassette domain-containing protein, with the protein MAAHHAKKIFTVLAPLVRKRKGLHTELITAAAKRGVDEVRIDGAYHPAAKPPKLDRYQVHDVEAVVARFGRTPAPAPVAEAIARALELGGGQVLVQSAEGDRYYSTLRACPSCGTGLPVPDPRLFTFSQTFGGCPACQGLGTEPLAAIDDDDDEGVALEAPATPCKACNGSRLSAAARAVKLGGEHIGQVASRTVRDARAFTAALRTSGGAIPLELEESVLPEIERRLAVLDDLGLGYLTLDRGAHTLSTGEAQRVRIVAQLASNLRGVCYVLDEPTVGLHPRDASALTDALIGLRDRGNTVVVVEHDEAVIRRADHMIDLGPGAGTHGGHVVAQGTPAQVEKTEGSLTAQWLRGHASPPPPPRRPLEGTARLVLTGARLHNLRNLRVELPLGRLVCVTGVSGSGKSTLVRRVLYQAVKAKLGKKPLPSFVKTLEGTGPLDRALQVDETPIGRTPRSVPATYVDILTPIRNLFAETPDARARGWKSNRFSFNVKGGRCETCEGQGRLKISMALLPDVYIPCATCNGRRYNTDTLAVTWKGQTIADVLEMAIEDAANVFSAFRPIAEPLRFMQDIGLGYLRLGQPSPTLSGGEAQRIKLAAELASSGAGRSLFVLDEPTTGLHMADVAKMIAALQKLVDRGDTVVVIEHNLDVIRAADCLIDMGPEGGDAGGQVVAWGTPEEVAAHPASRTAAFLNAATPRQSLAKPRRKGTTARPAPRG; encoded by the coding sequence GTGGCCGCTCACCACGCAAAGAAAATCTTCACGGTGTTGGCGCCCCTCGTCCGCAAGCGCAAGGGCCTTCACACCGAGCTCATCACCGCGGCTGCCAAGCGAGGGGTCGACGAGGTGCGCATCGACGGGGCCTACCACCCCGCTGCCAAGCCCCCCAAACTCGATCGCTACCAGGTGCACGACGTCGAGGCGGTGGTGGCGCGGTTTGGCCGCACGCCCGCGCCCGCCCCGGTCGCCGAGGCGATCGCGCGCGCTCTCGAGCTCGGTGGGGGCCAGGTGCTGGTGCAAAGCGCCGAGGGCGATCGCTACTACTCGACTCTACGCGCCTGCCCCTCGTGCGGTACGGGGCTGCCCGTTCCCGACCCACGTCTCTTCACCTTCAGCCAGACATTCGGGGGATGCCCGGCCTGCCAGGGCTTGGGGACCGAGCCGCTCGCTGCGATCGATGACGACGACGATGAAGGCGTGGCGCTCGAGGCTCCCGCCACACCCTGCAAAGCCTGCAACGGCTCGCGGCTCTCGGCGGCGGCACGTGCGGTGAAGCTCGGGGGCGAACACATCGGCCAGGTGGCGAGCCGCACGGTGCGTGACGCACGGGCCTTCACCGCGGCGCTGCGCACGAGCGGGGGCGCGATCCCGCTCGAGCTCGAAGAGTCCGTGTTGCCCGAGATCGAACGGCGCCTTGCGGTCCTCGACGACTTGGGCCTGGGTTACCTCACGCTCGACCGGGGGGCCCATACCCTCTCGACGGGCGAAGCGCAGCGGGTCCGCATCGTGGCACAGCTGGCCTCGAACCTGCGGGGCGTTTGCTACGTGCTCGACGAGCCCACCGTGGGCCTGCACCCGCGCGACGCGTCCGCGCTCACCGACGCGCTCATCGGGCTGCGCGATCGCGGCAACACGGTGGTGGTGGTGGAGCACGACGAAGCCGTGATCCGCCGTGCCGATCACATGATCGACCTTGGCCCCGGGGCCGGCACGCACGGAGGCCACGTCGTGGCCCAGGGCACACCCGCGCAGGTGGAGAAAACAGAGGGCTCACTCACGGCGCAGTGGTTACGGGGCCACGCTTCGCCCCCCCCGCCTCCGCGTCGCCCGCTCGAAGGAACCGCTCGACTGGTGCTCACGGGCGCCCGCTTGCACAACCTGCGCAACCTGAGGGTTGAGCTTCCCCTCGGACGCCTCGTCTGCGTGACCGGTGTGTCCGGCTCGGGCAAATCCACTTTGGTACGAAGAGTCCTCTACCAGGCGGTGAAGGCGAAGTTGGGTAAAAAGCCCCTGCCCTCGTTCGTCAAGACGCTCGAGGGCACCGGCCCTCTCGACCGCGCGCTGCAAGTCGATGAAACGCCCATTGGGCGCACACCGCGTTCGGTCCCCGCCACCTACGTCGACATCCTCACGCCGATTCGCAACCTGTTCGCGGAGACACCCGACGCTCGCGCCCGGGGCTGGAAGAGCAACCGCTTTTCCTTCAACGTCAAGGGCGGGCGCTGCGAGACCTGCGAAGGCCAGGGCCGATTGAAGATCAGCATGGCCTTGCTGCCCGACGTCTACATCCCTTGCGCCACCTGCAATGGCCGCCGCTACAACACGGACACGCTGGCCGTGACGTGGAAAGGCCAGACCATCGCCGATGTGTTGGAGATGGCGATCGAAGACGCCGCAAACGTGTTTTCGGCGTTTCGTCCGATCGCCGAGCCACTGCGCTTCATGCAGGACATCGGCCTTGGATACCTGCGCCTGGGGCAACCGAGTCCCACGCTGTCGGGGGGTGAAGCCCAGCGCATCAAGCTGGCGGCCGAGCTGGCCTCGAGCGGCGCGGGCCGTTCCCTCTTCGTGCTCGACGAGCCCACGACGGGCCTGCACATGGCTGATGTGGCCAAGATGATCGCCGCCCTCCAGAAGCTGGTGGATCGGGGCGACACCGTGGTGGTGATCGAGCACAACCTCGACGTGATTCGGGCGGCGGACTGCCTCATCGACATGGGGCCCGAAGGCGGTGACGCCGGCGGCCAGGTCGTCGCCTGGGGCACGCCCGAGGAGGTCGCCGCCCACCCGGCGTCCCGCACCGCCGCCTTCTTGAACGCTGCCACGCCCCGCCAGAGCCTCGCCAAACCCCGGCGCAAAGGCACAACGGCGCGCCCCGCGCCCCGGGGCTGA
- a CDS encoding NAD(P)-binding domain-containing protein: MADKIGVLGSGQVGQVLAAGFKKHGHEVMIGSRSPEKLSDWQAGAGQGVSLGTFAETAAFGDVIVLAVKGGIAAEALAAAGVAHLRGKVIMDATNPIAEAPPEGGVLKFFTNLDESLMERLQKQVPEAHFVKAFSCVGNALMVNPALPGGKPTMFIAGNDAAAKRKVEALLDVFGWESEDMGGAAAARAIEPLCMLWCIPGFLRNQWGHAFKLLKP; this comes from the coding sequence ATGGCTGACAAGATTGGTGTGCTGGGTTCCGGGCAAGTGGGTCAGGTGCTTGCCGCAGGGTTCAAAAAACACGGACACGAGGTGATGATCGGGAGCCGCTCGCCCGAGAAGCTGAGCGATTGGCAGGCGGGTGCCGGTCAGGGCGTGTCGCTTGGGACGTTCGCCGAGACCGCCGCGTTCGGGGACGTGATCGTGCTGGCGGTCAAGGGCGGTATCGCGGCCGAGGCGCTCGCAGCCGCCGGCGTGGCCCACCTGCGCGGCAAGGTGATCATGGACGCCACGAACCCGATCGCGGAAGCGCCGCCCGAAGGCGGCGTGCTGAAGTTCTTCACAAACCTCGACGAGTCTCTCATGGAGCGCCTGCAAAAACAGGTGCCTGAAGCGCACTTCGTGAAGGCGTTTTCCTGCGTGGGCAACGCGCTCATGGTCAACCCCGCGTTGCCCGGCGGAAAGCCCACCATGTTCATCGCCGGCAACGATGCGGCCGCCAAGCGAAAGGTGGAGGCCCTGCTCGACGTCTTCGGCTGGGAAAGCGAAGACATGGGGGGCGCCGCGGCAGCGCGAGCCATCGAGCCCCTGTGCATGCTGTGGTGCATTCCAGGCTTCCTGCGCAACCAGTGGGGGCACGCCTTCAAGCTCCTCAAGCCTTGA
- a CDS encoding YdcF family protein, whose translation MFLFKKLLSACLAPLPLVLGLWVVAAGLFWWRRQRLGRGLAFVGLGVLGLSTCDPVGSALIAPLERRYAPMPRDVKLTDASLRYVVVLGGAARRIAGAAPAVQLNPAALGRLAEGLRIWRALPGAQLVVSGAATGTEVSQAELAGAAAAALGVPRTAIIEEARPRDTESEARFLRERLGPRSIVLVTSAWHMPRAVALFRAQGFDVHPAPCDYTTGNGFGWQDLLPGSRGLGKVERAWHEYLGLAWAWLTGALGR comes from the coding sequence ATGTTTCTCTTCAAAAAGCTCCTCTCGGCGTGCCTTGCGCCCTTGCCGCTGGTGCTGGGATTGTGGGTCGTGGCCGCGGGGCTGTTTTGGTGGCGGCGGCAGAGGCTGGGGCGTGGCTTGGCGTTCGTGGGGCTCGGTGTGCTCGGGCTTTCAACCTGTGACCCGGTGGGCAGCGCGCTCATCGCGCCTCTCGAGCGCCGCTACGCTCCGATGCCGCGGGACGTGAAGCTCACCGATGCGTCACTACGCTACGTGGTGGTGCTGGGCGGGGCTGCCCGCCGGATTGCAGGGGCGGCCCCCGCCGTGCAGCTCAACCCCGCGGCCCTGGGACGGCTCGCGGAGGGCCTTCGCATCTGGCGCGCGCTCCCCGGCGCCCAGCTGGTTGTTTCGGGCGCGGCGACCGGGACCGAAGTGTCCCAGGCCGAGCTTGCCGGCGCAGCGGCCGCAGCGCTGGGCGTTCCGCGCACCGCGATCATCGAAGAGGCGCGTCCCCGCGACACCGAAAGCGAAGCCCGCTTTCTGCGCGAACGGCTCGGGCCTCGGTCGATCGTCCTCGTCACGTCGGCCTGGCACATGCCCCGCGCGGTGGCCCTGTTCCGGGCGCAGGGATTCGACGTGCACCCCGCGCCTTGCGACTACACGACCGGCAACGGGTTCGGGTGGCAGGATCTGCTCCCGGGAAGCCGGGGTCTGGGTAAGGTCGAACGTGCTTGGCACGAATACCTGGGCCTGGCGTGGGCCTGGCTGACGGGTGCGCTCGGTCGCTGA